From Pandoraea norimbergensis, the proteins below share one genomic window:
- a CDS encoding alginate lyase family protein, whose amino-acid sequence MTVHLSAFAAPHECPAPPPGNPDIRALGYYTDKASSQIDPQLQAQNEAAVKPLNDFTAQIAKMTDAYANAAGKGGEADGRCTLSWLEAWANSGAMLGQMIHVNNDQSDYMRQWTHGAAAIAYLRTQALATPQQRQVIESWLRQLSSANLAYWNNSKHKRNNHYYWTGVGIMATALATHDDALLATAQSIYRTGIDAIQPDGSLPMEMARKRRALHYHDYATAPLVLMAEMARLHGDDWYAYRQGAIELLAARVADGYRDPAWFNAQSGAVQETAQPRGSSGWVEFYRLRSPHPERYDAMHAFAPFKDPRMGGNLTLMAQHGIVPAR is encoded by the coding sequence ATGACAGTTCACCTCAGCGCTTTCGCCGCGCCACACGAGTGCCCCGCGCCGCCGCCGGGCAACCCCGACATCCGGGCACTTGGCTACTACACCGACAAGGCAAGCTCGCAAATCGACCCGCAGCTTCAGGCGCAGAACGAAGCGGCGGTGAAGCCACTGAACGACTTTACGGCGCAAATCGCCAAGATGACCGACGCCTATGCCAACGCGGCAGGCAAGGGCGGTGAGGCTGACGGGCGTTGCACGCTTTCGTGGCTGGAGGCATGGGCCAACAGCGGTGCAATGCTCGGTCAGATGATCCATGTGAATAACGACCAGTCCGACTACATGCGCCAATGGACGCATGGGGCTGCCGCCATCGCCTATCTGCGCACGCAGGCATTGGCCACACCGCAGCAGCGGCAGGTGATCGAATCGTGGCTGCGTCAGTTGTCGAGCGCGAATCTCGCTTACTGGAACAACTCGAAGCACAAGCGCAACAATCACTACTACTGGACGGGCGTCGGCATCATGGCGACGGCACTCGCCACGCACGACGATGCATTGCTGGCGACGGCCCAAAGCATCTACCGCACCGGCATCGACGCCATTCAACCCGATGGCAGCCTGCCGATGGAGATGGCCCGCAAGCGTCGCGCGCTGCACTATCACGACTACGCTACGGCGCCGCTGGTGTTGATGGCAGAAATGGCACGGCTTCACGGCGACGACTGGTATGCCTACCGGCAGGGCGCCATCGAATTGCTGGCGGCACGCGTTGCCGATGGCTATCGCGATCCGGCGTGGTTCAACGCGCAGTCGGGTGCTGTGCAGGAGACCGCCCAACCGCGCGGATCGAGTGGCTGGGTGGAGTTTTACCGCCTTCGCTCACCGCATCCCGAGCGCTATGACGCGATGCACGCCTTCGCGCCATTCAAAGACCCGCGCATGGGTGGCAATCTGACGCTGATGGCGCAACACGGCATCGTGCCGGCGCGCTGA
- a CDS encoding LysR family transcriptional regulator: MKIDILGVQAFVAIADRGGFQSAADVLSVTQTAITQRLRKLEDYLGVMLFERTTRSVSLTQIGRDFLPQARRLLDELSDALTEIKESGQAARGDVSIACVPTAGVQFLPSILQTYAQRFPHNRVRVLDHSSVAVTDAILRREVEFGIHIAGPGHSDLVGLPVAEDQFVLICHEKHPLARRRRVPWRSLSSYPLIFAGQVSANRSLLDGALTDVNLQPHFEVQRSSTAVGMVAEGVAAAVVPRLAIQKGAYPHIRVVDLVEPVIARTLVLVTRRGAQLSPAAQALYDLIVASTAPH, encoded by the coding sequence ATGAAAATCGACATCCTCGGCGTGCAGGCCTTTGTCGCGATTGCCGATCGCGGCGGCTTTCAGAGCGCAGCCGATGTGCTCTCGGTGACGCAAACCGCCATCACCCAGCGGCTGCGCAAACTTGAGGACTATCTGGGCGTCATGCTCTTCGAGCGCACCACACGGTCGGTGTCGCTCACGCAGATCGGGCGGGATTTTCTGCCGCAGGCGCGACGATTACTCGATGAGCTTTCCGATGCGCTCACCGAAATCAAGGAAAGCGGACAAGCCGCGCGTGGCGATGTGTCGATCGCGTGTGTGCCGACGGCGGGTGTGCAGTTTCTGCCGAGCATTCTGCAAACCTATGCGCAGCGATTTCCGCATAACCGCGTGCGCGTGCTCGATCACTCGTCAGTGGCAGTGACTGACGCCATCCTGCGGCGTGAGGTCGAATTCGGCATTCATATCGCGGGACCGGGACACAGTGATCTGGTCGGTCTGCCGGTAGCAGAAGATCAATTTGTGCTGATCTGCCACGAAAAACATCCGCTCGCCCGCCGCCGGCGTGTGCCGTGGCGCAGTCTCTCGTCGTATCCGTTGATCTTTGCCGGACAAGTGAGCGCCAATCGGTCGTTGCTCGATGGCGCATTGACGGACGTGAATCTGCAACCGCACTTCGAAGTGCAGCGCAGTTCCACAGCAGTCGGGATGGTGGCGGAAGGTGTGGCCGCGGCGGTGGTGCCGCGGCTGGCAATCCAGAAAGGCGCTTACCCGCACATACGCGTCGTCGATCTGGTCGAGCCGGTGATTGCGCGCACGCTCGTGCTCGTCACCCGCCGGGGGGCCCAGCTATCGCCAGCGGCGCAGGCACTTTACGATTTGATCGTCGCGAGCACCGCTCCGCATTAG